One genomic region from Xylocopa sonorina isolate GNS202 chromosome 8, iyXylSono1_principal, whole genome shotgun sequence encodes:
- the LOC143426297 gene encoding uncharacterized protein LOC143426297, translating into MEAHENEQYVTFPLSGVHDGMQDNIISHEEICEPVDECVLQEGLAEVSVTDVNSGITEAQVAVEILTEHSDDEDENRVVYPIYIKQEEQQQYTSGDDESMAVEALRQLGGMYPCFEDKKVSCPDCANLFTQTEMAKHHSTCAANKLSCVTCGERFERKIDLNNHIVCHQVDRPHACRTCGNLFRSKNNLRCHMLQVHQVERPHKCNICRADFQRPSSLSNHMKIHTYVAGRAIMQSQSSNVTQSEETFRKWPENITESQNEQVPSSSVQTVQSYETVQWIPSYNFQNEQSTVNTISNSDEKMSTLHEFTVMPNGEMTQFEYSQQNSINNQQYTLSLNSFNNADTMVKVETLSYNNEDRKNYVEVETNGTKQHTCRHCGITFSRAMALVSHEKIHTSKNWNMPIECEYCDKQFQDGNHLVTHQTTCAKKLMQNNIEQGTPNNKWGKHACSECGKKFTTKQKMFRHQWIHRKKTHSCEVCGSQFEKQNQLDEHRLSAHPGDSPFTCSECGKSFVSRQGLWEHGRTHAGSPAHFHCDTCSKTFSSRQGYLIHHRTHTGERPYGCKFCWKAFRDGGTLRKHERIHTGERPHVCPLCSRAFNQKVVLREHVRWVHAAGKNETEVTGPPFPCSICGALNQDRDELCAHIVKHSDQMIAEAKAKTNNNAPKTKAVKRKSKASASVQGKQVSENIIPKSEENEALLSITETDKSDDQQILDDKQNNTFLVVTTEKQNENYIAISELKTEDVHLLVDEKQDENIHISQPNHCHSESLNMITMNKQNNTAHIVSTKQERSALHATSDHNEITTMHLIQTSKQTNTLHLISKQNNSLPVITLPNPQSHENYSSQIAQISNNDLPMDMVTHHTTRQDQDMKDHNEVGQESLIQEEASQTAVIQVVQYHQPESDDGEELVCGICGEDFNDKNVLMEHVKIHI; encoded by the coding sequence TCACTGAAGCACAGGTTGCTGTTGAGATTTTAACAGAACATTCTGATGATGAAGATGAAAACCGCGTGGTATATCCAATATACATTAAACAAGAGGAACAACAGCAATACACGTCTGGAGACGATGAATCAATGGCTGTAGAAGCCCTCCGACAACTTGGGGGGATGTATCCTTGTTTCGAGGATAAAAAAGTGTCCTGTCCAGATTGCGCGAACCTTTTTACACAAACTGAAATGGCTAAACATCATAGCACTTGTGCTGCCAATAAATTATCATGCGTTACTTGTGGAGAGAGGTTCGAAAGAAAAATAGACTTAAATAATCATATAGTTTGTCATCAAGTAGATCGTCCGCATGCTTGCAGAACATGTGGCAACTTGTTCCGTTCAAAAAACAATCTGAGATGTCATATGCTACAGGTACATCAAGTAGAAAGACCTCACAAGTGCAACATATGCAGAGCAGACTTTCAAAGGCCTTCTAGTTTATCTAATCATATGAAAATTCACACATACGTTGCTGGACGTGCCATTATGCAATCACAGAGTAGTAATGTAACACAGTCGGAGGAAACATTCAGAAAGTGGCCTGAAAACATAACAGAATCCCAAAATGAGCAAGTGCCATCCTCGTCTGTACAAACTGTACAGAGTTATGAAACAGTTCAGTGGATACCATCTTATAACTTTCAAAATGAACAATCAACAGTTAATACAATATCTAATTCAGATGAAAAAATGTCCACCCTGCATGAATTTACTGTAATGCCGAATGGAGAAATGACCCAATTTGAATATTCGCAGCAAAATAGTATAAACAATCAACAATACACTCTTTCTTTAAACTCGTTCAATAATGCTGATACAATGGTCAAAGTTGAAACTTTATCATATAATAATGAAGATAGAAAGAATTATGTAGAAGTCGAAACAAATGGTACAAAGCAGCATACTTGTAGACATTGTGGCATTACTTTCTCTCGTGCAATGGCATTGGTATCTCACGAAAAGATTCATACATCTAAAAATTGGAATATGCCAATTGAATGCGAGTATTGTGATAAACAATTTCAAGATGGCAATCATTTGGTAACACATCAAACAACTTGCGCGAAAAAGCTAATGCAGAATAACATAGAACAAGGTACACCTAACAATAAATGGGGCAAACATGCATGTTCAGAATGCGGTAAAAAGTTTACTACCAAACAAAAAATGTTCAGGCACCAGTGGATTCATAGAAAAAAAACGCATTCCTGTGAGGTATGTGGATCTCAATTTGAAAAGCAAAATCAACTGGATGAACACAGATTATCAGCACATCCTGGGGATTCTCCGTTTACTTGTTCAGAATGTGGTAAAAGCTTTGTATCGCGCCAAGGTCTTTGGGAACATGGTAGAACTCATGCCGGAAGTCCTGCACATTTTCATTGTGATACATGTTCCAAAACATTTTCATCCAGACAAGGGTATTTGATACATCATAGAACCCATACAGGGGAAAGACCATATGGTTGCAAATTTTGCTGGAAAGCATTTAGAGATGGTGGAACTTTAAGAAAACATGAACGTATACATACTGGAGAAAGACCTCACGTTTGTCCTCTATGTTCAAGGGCATTTAATCAAAAAGTTGTTCTCAGAGAACACGTTCGGTGGGTTCATGCGGCAGGGAAGAATGAAACTGAAGTAACTGGACCTCCTTTTCCGTGTTCTATATGCGGTGCTTTAAATCAAGATCGGGACGAATTATGTGCACATATTGTTAAACATTCAGATCAGATGATAGCAGAAGCAAAAGCTAAAACGAACAACAATGCACCAAAAACCAAGGCAGTTAAGAGGAAATCAAAAGCGAGTGCAAGTGTACAAGGAAAACAAGTATCTGAAAATATAATTCCTAAATCAGAAGAAAACGAAGCTCTGTTATCTATTACAGAAACAGATAAATCGGATGACCAACAAATTCTTGATGATAAGCAGAATAATACTTTTCTTGTAGTTACTACAGAAAAAcagaatgaaaattatattgcgatatcagaACTTAAAACTGAAGATGTACATCTATTAGTTGATGAGAAGCAAGATGAAAATATACATATTTCACAACCTAATCATTGTCATAGCGAGTCTTTGAACATGATCACTATGAATAAGCAAAACAATACAGCTCATATAGTCTCTACAAAACAAGAAAGAAGTGCACTTCACGCTACAAGCGATCATAATGAAATAACTACGATGCATTTAATACAAACTTCAAAACAAACTAATACTTTACATTTAATATCAAAACAGAATAACTCATTGCCTGTTATAACATTACCAAATCCTCAGAGTCATGAAAATTATTCCAGTCAAATTGCACAAATCAGCAACAATGATTTACCTATGGATATGGTGACTCACCATACAACTAGGCAAGACCAAGATATGAAGGATCATAATGAAGTCGGACAGGAATCATTAATACAAGAGGAAGCATCTCAAACAGCAGTAATACAGGTTGTGCAATATCATCAGCCAGAAAGTGATGATGGAGAGGAATTAGTTTGTGGTATTTGTGGAGAAGATTTTAATGATAAAAATGTGTTGATGGAACACGTTAAAATTCACATATAA
- the LOC143426312 gene encoding peptidyl-prolyl cis-trans isomerase H — protein sequence MPTWNQIQAQLRNPNNPVVFFDVSVGTTEIGRMIFELFEDVCPKTSENFRQFCTGEYRKDGVPLGFKGAIFHRVIKDFMIQGGDFVNGDGTGVISIYGGGTFPDENFTLKHDSPGLLSMANSGKDTNGCQFFITCAKCNFLDGKHVVFGRVIDGLLVMRKVENVPTGPNNKPKIPVTISQCGQM from the coding sequence ATGCCCACTTGGAATCAAATTCAAGCTCAGCTTCGAAATCCAAATAACCCAGTGGTGTTTTTCGACGTGTCTGTCGGTACTACAGAAATCGGGCGGATGATTTTTGAACTCTTTGAGGATGTTTGTCCAAAAACATCAGAAAATTTTCGACAATTCTGCACTGGAGAATATAGAAAGGATGGTGTACCTTTGGGTTTCAAAGGTGCTATATTCCACAGAGTTATTAAGGACTTCATGATCCAGGGTGGTGATTTTGTAAACGGCGATGGTACTGGAGTTATAAGTATCTATGGCGGTGGAACATTTCCCGATGAAAATTTTACATTAAAACACGACTCACCTGGATTGCTATCGATGGCCAACAGTGGCAAAGATACTAATGGTTGTCAGTTTTTCATCACATGCGCCAAATGTAATTTCTTGGATGGTAAACATGTTGTTTTTGGAAGAGTTATCGATGGACTTCTAGTTATGAGGAAGGTGGAGAATGTTCCCACAGGGCCAAACAATAAACCAAAAATTCCTGTGACAATATCTCAGTGCGGACAAATGTAA
- the LOC143426299 gene encoding tyrosine decarboxylase translates to MNIDEFQVRGKEMIEYICEYLRTLEGKRVTANVDPGYLRPLLPKEAPAKGEPWDAIMRDVDCKIMPGITHWQHPRFHAYFPAGNSFPSILGDMLSDAIGCIGFSWAASPACTELETIVLDWYAKAIDLPPEFLAEHKSSKGGGVIQGSASECILVTMLAARTQAIRTLKEQDPNTEDSAFLPRLVAYCSTEAHSCVEKAAMISLVKLRILEPDEKGCLRGKRLESAIREDVASGLVPFFVSATLGTTGSCAFDNLVEIGPVCKLYPNIWLHVDGAYAGNAFICPEMRPLMTGIQHADSFNTNPNKWLLVNFDCSCLWVRDRVKLTSALVVDPLYLQHARSGESIDYRHWGIPLSRRFRALKLWFVMRSYGITGLQKYIRNHIRLARRFETLMKRDKRFEITNDVRVGLVCFRLKESDEINQELLANINASGRLHMIPARVMGKYILRFCVIKENATDDDIDYAVDVIEEHATEVMLAHYEGTEDEFRAKGPKSPAALDKKLVRKFSFTRSVTRDVYKRSISKSSLHDGATPIMVVDDNSQVDTIEEDVFCNSRS, encoded by the exons ATGAACATCGATGAGTTTCAAGTACGAGGCAAGGAAATGATCGAGTACATTTGCGAGTACCTTCGCACCCTGGAGGGCAAGAGGGTGACAGCAAACGTGGATCCAGGCTACCTAAGGCCCCTTCTTCCGAAGGAAGCGCCAGCCAAAGGGGAGCCATGGGATGCCATAATGAGGGACGTCGACTGCAAAATAATGCCCGGG ATCACACACTGGCAGCATCCACGTTTTCACGCGTACTTCCCAGCGGGCAACTCGTTCCCCTCGATCCTCGGGGATATGCTGTCCGACGCAATCGGCTGCATAGGCTTCTCTTGGGCAGCCAGCCCGGCTTGCACGGAACTGGAAACGATCGTTCTCGATTGGTACGCAAAAGCGATAGACCTTCCGCCAGAGTTCCTGGCCGAGCACAAGAGCTCGAAAGGCGGCGGGGTGATACAAGGGTCAGCTTCCGAGTGTATCCTCGTCACGATGCTGGCGGCGCGCACTCAGGCGATTCGAACCCTCAAGGAACAGGACCCGAACACCGAGGACTCGGCCTTCCTACCACGATTGGTGGCTTATTGTTCCACGGAGGCGCATTCTTGCGTGGAAAAGGCAGCGATGATCAGTCTGGTGAAGCTTCGCATTCTGGAGCCAGACGAGAAGGGTTGCTTGCGTGGTAAGCGGCTGGAATCCGCGATTCGGGAAGACGTGGCGAGCGGTTTGGTACCGTTTTTCGTCTCGGCTACGCTTGGCACCACTGGTTCCTGCGCGTTCGATAATCTAGTCGAAATTGGTCCAGTGTGCAAACTTTATCCGAACATTTGGCTCCACGTGGACGGCGCTTATGCTGGTAATGCGTTCATTTGCCCGGAAATGAGGCCTCTGATGACAGGCATTCAGCATGCGGATTCGTTTAACACGAACCCCAATAAGTGGTTGTTAGTCAACTTCGATTGTTCCTGCCTCTGGGTGCGGGACCGAGTAAAACTCACATCAGCACTCGTCGTCGATCCATTGTACCTTCAGCACGCTAGATCGGGGGAGTCGATCGATTATCGTCATTGGGGGATTCCGTTGAGCAGACGATTCAGAGCGTTGAAACTGTGGTTCGTGATGAGATCGTATGGGATCACAGGTTTGCAGAAGTATATAAGGAATCATATCAGATTGGCGAGGCGATTCGAGACGCTGATGAAGAGGGACAAAAGATTCGAGATCACAAACGATGTGAGAGTAGGTCTCGTTTGCTTCAGACTGAAggaaagcgatgaaataaatcaGGAACTATTGGCGAATATCAACGCATCTGGCAGACTTCACATGATACCAGCCAGAGTGATGGGCAAGTATATATTGAGATTCTGCGTGATTAAGGAGAACGCTACCGATGACGACATCGATTACGCTGTGGACGTTATCGAAGAACACGCCACAGAGGTGATGCTCGCTCACTACGAGGGCACAGAGGACGAGTTCAGGGCGAAAGGGCCGAAGAGCCCTGCCGCATTGGACAAGAAGCTCGTGCGAAAGTTCAGCTTCACCAGGAGCGTCACAAGGGACGTATACAAAAGATCCATCTCGAAGTCGAGCCTCCACGATGGCGCTACGCCCATTATGGTCGTCGACGACAACTCGCAGGTCGATACTATTGAAGAAGACGTTTTCTGCAACAGCAG GTCATGA
- the LOC143425984 gene encoding aromatic-L-amino-acid decarboxylase produces MDIQEFRVRGKEMVEYICEFMSNIHNRRVTPDVGPGYLRPLLPSEAPHQSEPWEDIMRDVESKIMPGITHWQHPRFHAYFPAGNSFPSILGDMLSDAIGCIGFSWAASPACTELETIVCDWFGKAIGLPTDFLYFNQSSKGGGVIQGSASECVLVCMLAARAQAIARLKESPAHAHLDETALLGKLMAYCSRESHSCVEKDAMICFVKLRILEPDEKSVLRGETLRQAIEADTAEGYIPFFVSTTLGTTACCSFDNLKEIGPLCRKYPGVWLHVDAAYAGNSFICPELKYLMAGIEYADSFNTNTNKFLLTNFDCSCLWVRDRFKLTSALVVDPLYLQHTHADTAIDYRHWSIPLSRRFRSLKLWFVMRSYGISGLQAYIRNHIQLAKRFEALVRKDARFEVCNEVVLGLVCFRAKGTDKLNQKLLSAINDSGKLHMVPARVNQRFTIRFALAAPNATASDVDIAWSIITDYLAELLESKDVMDELQDVIREKKRKATLEQRRSFFVRMVSDPAIQPGFTKTPNRTGAKLDTQATIGGIGSNSQAATRSWISWPLAYLMQAKDAADTSELSLRFRHLDTMVRLKASGTGSRRGSSNGCSPEPSPSASPLRGRSPNGRA; encoded by the exons ATGGACATCCAAGAGTTTCGTGTGCGCGGAAAGGAAATGGTGGAGTACATTTGCGAGTTTATGAGCAATATCCACAACCGGAGAGTAACGCCAGATGTTGGTCCCGGATACTTGAGACCTCTTCTACCCTCGGAAGCACCGCATCAATCTGAGCCTTGGGAGGACATTATGAGGGACGTAGAGTCGAAGATCATGCCAGGA ATCACTCATTGGCAACATCCACGGTTTCACGCGTACTTTCCGGCCGGAAATTCTTTCCCGTCCATTCTTGGCGATATGCTGTCGGATGCGATCGGTTGCATTGGTTTCTCATGG GCGGCCAGTCCAGCTTGCACGGAACTCGAGACGATAGTCTGTGACTGGTTCG GCAAAGCTATCGGTCTGCCAACCGACTTCCTCTATTTTAATCAGAGCAGCAAAGGGGGAGGTGTAATACAA GGTTCAGCTTCGGAGTGTGTTTTAGTGTGCATGCTGGCAGCGAGGGCGCAGGCGATCGCCAGGCTGAAAGAATCGCCCGCTCATGCACACTTGGACGAGACAGCTCTTTTGGGGAAGCTGATGGCTTACTGTAGCCGCGAAAGTCACAGCTGCGTCGAGAAGGATGCGATGATTTGTTTCGTGAAGCTCAGGATCCTCGAGCCCGACGAGAAGAGTGTCCTTCGTGGCGAAACTTTGCGTCAA GCGATAGAGGCTGATACGGCCGAGGGATACATTCCATTCTTCGTTTCCACCACTCTTGGCACCACTGCTTGTTGCTCCTTCGACAATCTCAAAGAAATTGGTCCGCTTTGTAGAAAATACCCAGGC GTGTGGTTGCACGTAGACGCAGCTTACGCAGGAAACTCCTTCATCTGTCCCGAGCTGAAGTATCTGATGGCTGGTATCGAGTACGCGGATTCCTTCAACACCAACACGAATAAATTCTTATTGACGAACTTCGATTGCTCCTGTCTCTGGGTTCGGGACAGATTCAAGCTGACCAGCGCGCTCGTCGTAGATCCTCTGTACCTCCAACACACGCACGCGGACACAGCCATCGATTACAG ACATTGGAGCATACCATTGAGTCGACGATTTCGATCCCTGAAACTCTGGTTCGTGATGAGAAGCTACGGGATATCTGGTTTGCAGGCCTACATTCGGAATCATATTCAACTGGCGAAAAGATTCGAGGCGTTAGTTAGGAAGGATGCCAGATTCGAAGTTTGTAACGAAGTTGTG TTGGGTCTGGTGTGTTTCCGCGCGAAGGGTACCGATAAGCTGAATCAGAAGCTTCTGAGCGCCATCAATGACTCAGGAAAGTTGCATATGGTACCAGCAAGAGTGAATCAACGCTTTACGATTCGTTTCGCACTTGCTGCGCCGAATGCCACCGCCTCTGACGTTG ACATAGCATGGAGTATCATAACGGATTATTTGGCCGAATTATTGGAATCCAAA GATGTTATGGACGAACTGCAGGATGTCATTCGCGAGAAAAAGAGGAAAGCTACATTGGAACAGAGGAGATCGTTCTTCGTCCGTATGGTGTCTGATCCAGCGATTCAACCAGGATTTACGAAAACTCCGAACAGGACAGGGGCGAAATTAGACACTCAAGCGACGATCGGTGGCATCGGTTCTAATTCTCAAGCTGCGAC ACGCTCGTGGATATCATGGCCATTGGCGTACTTGATGCAAGCAAAGGACGCTGCAGACACTAGCGAATTGTCGTTGAG ATTTCGTCACCTGGACACCATGGTCCGGCTGAAGGCGAGCGGTACCGGAAGTCGTCGCGGCAGCAGCAACGGCTGCAGTCCAGAGCCATCACCATCCGCCTCGCCGTTACGCGGAAGATCGCCAAACGGCAGGGCGTAA
- the Rpp25 gene encoding ribonuclease P protein subunit Rpp25 — protein sequence MGRSRSKKKKWIRNLESESTDPGIPIPNLPEKFLLMRVKSGTKIRNVLGYALKEFSNYETVVWTAAGHGIGKAISCAELFKKKHEGLHQITKLRYVESEKSKKNKNEASLEESTEARHVPEIHILLAKEVKDTSEPGYQAPGDIGEFLNSQGMKNEKKDRRQEAGSSASCIDTEEFAAMGLRTGQKRPKKEQQAEAPSKKNKKGRNDDR from the exons ATGGGGAGATCAAGGTCTAAGAAGAAAAAATGGATAAGAAATTTAGAGTCTGAATCTACGGATCCTGGAATTCCCATACCGAATCTGCCAGAGAAGTTTCTTTTAATGCGT GTGAAAAGCGGGACGAAAATTAGGAACGTCCTCGGCTATGCGTTGAAAGAATTCTCGAATTACGAGACGGTCGTTTGGACTGCAGCAGGTCACGGCATCGGTAAAGCCATATCCTGCGCGGAACTTTTTAAAAAGAAACACGAAGGTCTTCATCAGATCACCAAATTACGCTACGTAGA ATCGGAGAAATCGAAGAAGAATAAAAACGAAGCGAGTCTTGAAGAGAGTACAGAAGCTCGTCATGTACCAGAAATACACATCTTACTCGCGAAAGAAGTAAAAGACACATCGGAACCTGG TTATCAGGCACCCGGTGATATCGGAGAATTTCTGAATAGCCAAGGAATGAAAAATGAGAAAAAAGATAGAAGACAGGAAGCCGGTAGCAGTGCGagctgcatcgatacggaggaaTTCGCAGCTATGGGACTAAGGACTGGTCAAAAGAGGCCAAAAAAAGAACAGCAGGCAGAAGCGCCatcgaaaaaaaataaaaaaggtaGAAACGATGATCGATAA
- the Mob4 gene encoding MOB kinase activator 4: MKMADGPTILRRNRPGTAAKDFCRWPDEPLEEMDGTLAVQQYIQQMIRKDPSNVDLILKMPEAQDEAAWKYEHLRQFCMELNGLTVRLQAECHPEACTQMTATEQWIFLCAAHKTPKECPAIDYTRHTLDGAACLLNSNKYFPSRVCIKETSVAKLGSVSRRVYRIFSHAYYHHRTIFDEFENETFLCRRFTAFVTKYSLMSKESLIVPIMEEDGTTESEA; encoded by the exons ATGAAGATGGCGGACGGACCTACGATTCTCAGAAGAAACAGGCCCGGGACTGCGGCAAAG GACTTTTGTAGGTGGCCTGATGAACCTTTGGAAGAGATGGATGGCACACTGGCTGTGCAACAATATATACAACAGATGATTAGAAAGGATCCATCTAATGTTGATTTAATATTGAAAATGCCAGAGGCACAAGACGAGGCAGCATGGAAGTATGAGCACTTAAGACAATTTTGTATGGAACTAAATGGTTTGACGGTAAGACTACAAGCAGAGTGTCATCCAGAAGCCTGTACTCAAATGACAGCTACCGAACAATGGATATTTTTATGCGCTGCACATAAAACACCTAAAGAATGTCCAGCTATCGATTATACACGACATACGCTTGATGGGGCAGCTTGTTTACTTAATAGTAACAAATACTTTCCTAGCAG AGTGTGTATCAAAGAAACATCGGTAGCAAAACTGGGATCTGTTAGTCGGAGAGTGTACAGAATCTTTTCTCATGCATACTATCATCACAGAACAATATTTGATGAATTTGAGAATGAGACTTTCTTATGTCGCAG GTTTACTGCATTTGTAACAAAATATAGTTTGATGTCAAAGGAAAGTCTGATAGTACCAATTATGGAAGAAGATGGGACAACTGAAAGTGAAGCCTAG
- the Nd-acp gene encoding NADH dehydrogenase (ubiquinone) acyl carrier protein isoform X2: protein MASLAGVRLLVRNTGTFRNSISRSYLRGAVTNLQLNDRSFHCKRQTATKLIPQVVNARNIRTYSTKPDVKEIEERVLKVVKAYDKITADKVDTRVKQVRQYSEKPPLTVELIEQRVLLVLNLYDKVDPNKLSLNSHFINDLGLDSLDHIEIIMAMEDEFFFEIPDMDAEKLMRPADIVRYVADREDIYE from the exons ATGGCGTCCCTTGCGGGAGTTCGTCTTTTGGTCAGAAATACTGGTACTTTTAGAAATTCAATTAGCCGATCGTATTTACGAGGTGCCGTTACGAATCTCCAATTAAATGACCGATCTTTCCACTGTAAAAGACAAACTGCTACCAAACTTATACCACAG GTGGTAAATGCAAgaaatatacgtacatatagtACAAAGCCTGATGTTAAGGAAATTGAAGAACGTGTATTAAAAGTGGTCAAAGCATATGATAAAATAACTGCTGATAAGGTT GACACACGAGTCAAGCAAGTGCGTCAATATAGTGAAAAACCACCTTTAACGGTTGAGCTTATTGAACAGCGTGTACTTTTAGTACTCAATCTCTATGATAAAGTTGATCCAAATAAG TTAAGTCTAAACTCTCATTTCATTAATGATTTGGGCCTGGATTCCTTGGATCACATAGAAATTATAATGGCAATGGAAgatgaatttttcttcgaaataCCAGATATGGACGCGGAGAAGCTTATGCGGCCAGCGGATATAGTTCGTTATGTTGCCGATAGAGAAGACATTTACGAGTAA
- the Nd-acp gene encoding NADH dehydrogenase (ubiquinone) acyl carrier protein isoform X1, protein MASLAGVRLLVRNTGTFRNSISRSYLRGAVTNLQLNDRSFHCKRQTATKLIPQDTRVKQVRQYSEKPPLTVELIEQRVLLVLNLYDKVDPNKLSLNSHFINDLGLDSLDHIEIIMAMEDEFFFEIPDMDAEKLMRPADIVRYVADREDIYE, encoded by the exons ATGGCGTCCCTTGCGGGAGTTCGTCTTTTGGTCAGAAATACTGGTACTTTTAGAAATTCAATTAGCCGATCGTATTTACGAGGTGCCGTTACGAATCTCCAATTAAATGACCGATCTTTCCACTGTAAAAGACAAACTGCTACCAAACTTATACCACAG GACACACGAGTCAAGCAAGTGCGTCAATATAGTGAAAAACCACCTTTAACGGTTGAGCTTATTGAACAGCGTGTACTTTTAGTACTCAATCTCTATGATAAAGTTGATCCAAATAAG TTAAGTCTAAACTCTCATTTCATTAATGATTTGGGCCTGGATTCCTTGGATCACATAGAAATTATAATGGCAATGGAAgatgaatttttcttcgaaataCCAGATATGGACGCGGAGAAGCTTATGCGGCCAGCGGATATAGTTCGTTATGTTGCCGATAGAGAAGACATTTACGAGTAA